From Etheostoma cragini isolate CJK2018 chromosome 1, CSU_Ecrag_1.0, whole genome shotgun sequence, a single genomic window includes:
- the lrp3 gene encoding low-density lipoprotein receptor-related protein 3 isoform X2, whose translation MGLTELLLALVWLRSARLGAGCSERVEVHTERRGVIYSPSWPLNYPPGVNCSWHIQGGQGEVLTISFRNFDVAESGNCLGDWLLLTPTRNGDSRLCGSLLPPPFISTRGRVWLYFHSQANSSGQAQGFRLSYIRGHLGQSSCQSDEFLCGNGKCLPRSWKCNGQDECGDATDERSCSPPPTEARPGPCPFGSLPCTEAQSTRCLPAALRCNGARDCPDGTDELGCPDTTCGKHLGNFYGSFASPDFFRANRTALVELRCSWSLDTQDPKPIVLQLDLQLGPGDSLHVYDGLVQHAEHLLQVLSYHNNRRPALLESSRGQMSVLYMAQPHSPGHGFNATYQVKGYCFPGERPCGSDQGCYSERQRCDGYWHCPSGRDEEACLTCPDGEFPCEGGTGVCYPASERCNNQKRCPDGSDEKNCYDCQPGNFHCGTNLCIFETWRCDGQEDCLDGSDERDCLAAVPRKVITAALIGSLVCSLLLVIALGCALKLHSLRNREYRAFETQMTRMEADFVQREAPPSYGQLIAQGLIPPVEDFPVYNPTQASVLQNLRLAMRRQIRRHSTRRSTSSSSRRRLGHLWTRLFHSVGRTRGHAPLLDSPGPTQITLGLHSYRTVGVQGSLARARSGAGLQDDADVMAMPGSCCSATMDLHSCTPESPASPLSSQSVDSPEEEDLSPVSRGSSRAPQSEPPTPVQSDLSAREASVPPCHTRASRKLVLELAVNLKGVSLRRYSPMGPLSPVSPSVLPSSSQTAPPHPHPQGLEVTSPLEPLSSSVKAEDSNSHFTVEVPSREIRSRDERRRESKSRLCRFSRPFSDEGGDLGRETTPC comes from the exons GCTGCAGTGAACGAGTGGAGGTCCACACTGAGCGGAGGGGGGTCATCTACAGCCCCTCGTGGCCTTTAAACTACCCCCCCGGTGTCAACTGCAGCTGGCATATCCAGGGCGGTCAGGGAGAGGTCCTCACCATCAG TTTCCGTAATTTCGACGTAGCGGAGTCAGGGAACTGTCTGGGAGACTGGCTCCTGCTGACTCCAACGAGGAATGGGGACTCCAGGCTGTGTGGCTCCCTGCTGCCTCCACCCTTCATCTCCACCAGGGGGCGAGTTTGGCTCTATTTCCACTCTCAGGCCAACAGCTCGGGGCAAGCCCAGGGCTTCCGCCTGTCCTACATCAGAG GCCACCTGGGTCAGAGCAGCTGTCAGTCCGATGAATTCCTGTGTGGGAACGGGAAGTGTCTTCCTCGCTCCTGGAAGTGCAACGGTCAGGATGAATGCGGCGACGCCACAGACGAACGCAGCTGCTCCCCCCCTCCCACTGAGGCCCGGCCTGGCCCCTGCCCCTTCGGCTCCCTCCCGTGTACAGAGGCCCAGTCCACCCGCTGTCTGCCTGCTGCCCTGCGCTGCAACGGAGCCCGGGACTGTCCCGACGGCACAGATGAGCTGGGATGCCCCGACACCACCTGTGGCAAACATCTGGGGAACTTCTACGGCTCCTTTGCTTCCCCAGATTTTTTCCGAGCTAACAGGACCGCCTTGGTGGAGCTGAGGTGTTCGTGGTCTCTGGACACTCAGGACCCCAAGCCCATCGTGCTGCAGCTGGACCTGCAACTGGGGCCCGGAGACTCGCTGCATGTCTACGATGGCCTGGTCCAGCATGCAGAGCACCTCTTACAGGTGTTGTCGTATCATAATAACAGGCGGCCAGCACTGCTGGAGTCCAGTCGGGGACAGATGAGTGTTTTGTACATGGCCCAGCCTCACAGCCCTGGACATGGCTTCAACGCCACATACCAG GTCAAAGGTTACTGTTTTCCCGGCGAGCGTCCCTGTGGCAGCGATCAGGGCTGCTACTCCGAACGCCAACGCTGCGACGGCTACTGGCACTGCCCCTCTGGCCGCGACGAGGAGGCCTGTCTGACGTGCCCAGACGGGGAGTTCCCCTGCGAGGGTGGTACTGGAGTGTGCTACCCAGCCTCCGAGCGCTGCAACAACCAGAAGAGGTGCCCGGATGGGTCGGACGAGAAGAACTGCTACGACTGCCAACCCGGAAACTTCCACTGTGGGACTAACCTGTGCATCTTTGAGACGTGGCGTTGTGACGGCCAGGAGGACTGCCTAGACGGGAGCGATGAGAGGGACTGCCTGGCAGCGGTGCCCAGGAAAGTGATCACGGCCGCCCTGATCGGCAGTCTGGTCTGCAGTCTCCTGCTAGTCATTGCCCTGGGGTGTGCCCTCAAACTCCACTCCCTCAGGAACAGAGAGTACAG AGCTTTCGAGACTCAGATGACTCGCATGGAGGCCGACTTTGTTCAAAGAGAAGCTCCCCCTTCGTATGGTCAGTTAATTGCCCAGGGTCTCATCCCTCCGGTGGAGGATTTCCCAGTGTACAACCCCACCCAG gCCTCTGTGTTGCAGAACCTGCGGCTGGCGATGCGCAGACAGATCAGACGTCACTCGACACGGcgctccacttcctcctcctctcgtcGGCGTCTCGGCCATTTGTGGACTCGCCTGTTTCACAGTGTGGGGAGAACCAGAGGCCACGCCCCGCTGCTAGACTCCCCTGGACCCACACAGATCACATTGGGGCTCCACAGCTACCGAACTGTGGGTGTGCAGGGGTCCCTGGCAAGGGCCAGGTCCGGAGCTGGGCTGCAGGATGACGCTGATGTAATGGCTATGCCTGGCTCCTGCTGCTCGGCCACCATGGACCTGCACTCATGCACGCCAGAGAGCCCTGCATCGCCGCTCTCATCGCAGTCAGTGGACAGTCCAGAAGAGGAGGATCTCTCGCCTGTCAGCAGGGGAAGCAGTAGGGCTCCACAGTCTGAGCCCCCCACCCCTGTTCAGAGTGACTTGTCAGCCCGGGAGGCCTCTGTGCCCCCTTGCCACACCCGGGCATCAAGGAAACTAGTCCTGGAGCTCGCTGTTAACCTAAAGGGTGTTTCCTTGAGACGTTACTCCCCCATGGGGCCCTTGTCCCCTGTCTCACCCTCTGTGCTTCCCAGCAGCTCCCAGACAGCCCCGCCCCACCCTCACCCCCAGGGGCTGGAGGTGACTTCACCTCTCGAGCCCTTGTCTTCTTCTGTGAAAGCAGAGGACAGCAACAGCCACTTTACCGTGGAAGTGCCAAGCAGAGAAATAAGAAGCAGggatgagaggaggagggagagcaaGAGCAGGCTCTGCAGGTTCAGCAGGCC
- the lrp3 gene encoding low-density lipoprotein receptor-related protein 3 isoform X1, whose protein sequence is MGLTELLLALVWLRSARLGAAGCSERVEVHTERRGVIYSPSWPLNYPPGVNCSWHIQGGQGEVLTISFRNFDVAESGNCLGDWLLLTPTRNGDSRLCGSLLPPPFISTRGRVWLYFHSQANSSGQAQGFRLSYIRGHLGQSSCQSDEFLCGNGKCLPRSWKCNGQDECGDATDERSCSPPPTEARPGPCPFGSLPCTEAQSTRCLPAALRCNGARDCPDGTDELGCPDTTCGKHLGNFYGSFASPDFFRANRTALVELRCSWSLDTQDPKPIVLQLDLQLGPGDSLHVYDGLVQHAEHLLQVLSYHNNRRPALLESSRGQMSVLYMAQPHSPGHGFNATYQVKGYCFPGERPCGSDQGCYSERQRCDGYWHCPSGRDEEACLTCPDGEFPCEGGTGVCYPASERCNNQKRCPDGSDEKNCYDCQPGNFHCGTNLCIFETWRCDGQEDCLDGSDERDCLAAVPRKVITAALIGSLVCSLLLVIALGCALKLHSLRNREYRAFETQMTRMEADFVQREAPPSYGQLIAQGLIPPVEDFPVYNPTQASVLQNLRLAMRRQIRRHSTRRSTSSSSRRRLGHLWTRLFHSVGRTRGHAPLLDSPGPTQITLGLHSYRTVGVQGSLARARSGAGLQDDADVMAMPGSCCSATMDLHSCTPESPASPLSSQSVDSPEEEDLSPVSRGSSRAPQSEPPTPVQSDLSAREASVPPCHTRASRKLVLELAVNLKGVSLRRYSPMGPLSPVSPSVLPSSSQTAPPHPHPQGLEVTSPLEPLSSSVKAEDSNSHFTVEVPSREIRSRDERRRESKSRLCRFSRPFSDEGGDLGRETTPC, encoded by the exons CAGGCTGCAGTGAACGAGTGGAGGTCCACACTGAGCGGAGGGGGGTCATCTACAGCCCCTCGTGGCCTTTAAACTACCCCCCCGGTGTCAACTGCAGCTGGCATATCCAGGGCGGTCAGGGAGAGGTCCTCACCATCAG TTTCCGTAATTTCGACGTAGCGGAGTCAGGGAACTGTCTGGGAGACTGGCTCCTGCTGACTCCAACGAGGAATGGGGACTCCAGGCTGTGTGGCTCCCTGCTGCCTCCACCCTTCATCTCCACCAGGGGGCGAGTTTGGCTCTATTTCCACTCTCAGGCCAACAGCTCGGGGCAAGCCCAGGGCTTCCGCCTGTCCTACATCAGAG GCCACCTGGGTCAGAGCAGCTGTCAGTCCGATGAATTCCTGTGTGGGAACGGGAAGTGTCTTCCTCGCTCCTGGAAGTGCAACGGTCAGGATGAATGCGGCGACGCCACAGACGAACGCAGCTGCTCCCCCCCTCCCACTGAGGCCCGGCCTGGCCCCTGCCCCTTCGGCTCCCTCCCGTGTACAGAGGCCCAGTCCACCCGCTGTCTGCCTGCTGCCCTGCGCTGCAACGGAGCCCGGGACTGTCCCGACGGCACAGATGAGCTGGGATGCCCCGACACCACCTGTGGCAAACATCTGGGGAACTTCTACGGCTCCTTTGCTTCCCCAGATTTTTTCCGAGCTAACAGGACCGCCTTGGTGGAGCTGAGGTGTTCGTGGTCTCTGGACACTCAGGACCCCAAGCCCATCGTGCTGCAGCTGGACCTGCAACTGGGGCCCGGAGACTCGCTGCATGTCTACGATGGCCTGGTCCAGCATGCAGAGCACCTCTTACAGGTGTTGTCGTATCATAATAACAGGCGGCCAGCACTGCTGGAGTCCAGTCGGGGACAGATGAGTGTTTTGTACATGGCCCAGCCTCACAGCCCTGGACATGGCTTCAACGCCACATACCAG GTCAAAGGTTACTGTTTTCCCGGCGAGCGTCCCTGTGGCAGCGATCAGGGCTGCTACTCCGAACGCCAACGCTGCGACGGCTACTGGCACTGCCCCTCTGGCCGCGACGAGGAGGCCTGTCTGACGTGCCCAGACGGGGAGTTCCCCTGCGAGGGTGGTACTGGAGTGTGCTACCCAGCCTCCGAGCGCTGCAACAACCAGAAGAGGTGCCCGGATGGGTCGGACGAGAAGAACTGCTACGACTGCCAACCCGGAAACTTCCACTGTGGGACTAACCTGTGCATCTTTGAGACGTGGCGTTGTGACGGCCAGGAGGACTGCCTAGACGGGAGCGATGAGAGGGACTGCCTGGCAGCGGTGCCCAGGAAAGTGATCACGGCCGCCCTGATCGGCAGTCTGGTCTGCAGTCTCCTGCTAGTCATTGCCCTGGGGTGTGCCCTCAAACTCCACTCCCTCAGGAACAGAGAGTACAG AGCTTTCGAGACTCAGATGACTCGCATGGAGGCCGACTTTGTTCAAAGAGAAGCTCCCCCTTCGTATGGTCAGTTAATTGCCCAGGGTCTCATCCCTCCGGTGGAGGATTTCCCAGTGTACAACCCCACCCAG gCCTCTGTGTTGCAGAACCTGCGGCTGGCGATGCGCAGACAGATCAGACGTCACTCGACACGGcgctccacttcctcctcctctcgtcGGCGTCTCGGCCATTTGTGGACTCGCCTGTTTCACAGTGTGGGGAGAACCAGAGGCCACGCCCCGCTGCTAGACTCCCCTGGACCCACACAGATCACATTGGGGCTCCACAGCTACCGAACTGTGGGTGTGCAGGGGTCCCTGGCAAGGGCCAGGTCCGGAGCTGGGCTGCAGGATGACGCTGATGTAATGGCTATGCCTGGCTCCTGCTGCTCGGCCACCATGGACCTGCACTCATGCACGCCAGAGAGCCCTGCATCGCCGCTCTCATCGCAGTCAGTGGACAGTCCAGAAGAGGAGGATCTCTCGCCTGTCAGCAGGGGAAGCAGTAGGGCTCCACAGTCTGAGCCCCCCACCCCTGTTCAGAGTGACTTGTCAGCCCGGGAGGCCTCTGTGCCCCCTTGCCACACCCGGGCATCAAGGAAACTAGTCCTGGAGCTCGCTGTTAACCTAAAGGGTGTTTCCTTGAGACGTTACTCCCCCATGGGGCCCTTGTCCCCTGTCTCACCCTCTGTGCTTCCCAGCAGCTCCCAGACAGCCCCGCCCCACCCTCACCCCCAGGGGCTGGAGGTGACTTCACCTCTCGAGCCCTTGTCTTCTTCTGTGAAAGCAGAGGACAGCAACAGCCACTTTACCGTGGAAGTGCCAAGCAGAGAAATAAGAAGCAGggatgagaggaggagggagagcaaGAGCAGGCTCTGCAGGTTCAGCAGGCC